The Magallana gigas chromosome 6, xbMagGiga1.1, whole genome shotgun sequence genome includes the window ATCAGCAGAACAAAACCTCCTTGCATCCATGTTAGTGGGGGGAAAAAGAAGACTGCATTGAAACGAGGTGCGCGTGAAGATGCACGTGTCAATGTTTGATATAAATCGATTAACCTTTGCTCTAGAATTGTGGACACATCCGACATGTTGTATTAATGTTTGcggacgaaaaaaaaaacaaaaacagaaaggcaattaataaaaaaacaaaaacaacacattcatcaaataaaaaaaatatgaataattataCATGAACCCATCAAATCTTTAAAGATATCCAATGATCAACTTATCTTAAACTATCAAACAAacagtatataaaatatataatataatatggtCTATGCATCTACACCAGTTAGATTATTGTACAACCCTTTTTTctaaataatctctctctctctctctctctcatatttatTAACAATCAAACAATAActacatgatttttttatttatgaaaaaggttaaaaattacgtacatatatatattggtATTTCTGTTTAGTAAGGGAAAGGTTTTTGTATTCTGAACCATTCATGTCTATAGAATGACAAGACCACGTGACCCCGTGTCCTCGGTTAACCACATGTCTCAACGGTCAGCGCGATTGATGCCCCCTTGTTAATTCCATTGATGATTAATTGGAAACACTGAAGTAATTAGAAAAAATGTCACAGCTTTTGTATATATAGGGTCTGTGGGTATTGTATTTTACCATTATTCAGAGAAAGAGAAATAAAGAAGCGTCAAAAGGTAAGAATTTTCGGAAGAACTCCTATTctttacaattatataaaatattatattataacaaCTTATCTAGAATGTTAGAAAATGTTCACTATTTTGAACCAGTTAAATTCATTTATGTAATCAAAGTACTTAAGTGTTAAAGGGAGCGTTAAGTTAGCTCAACTATTTCCCTGGCATTATTATCATTGTGTTAAAAGTGGTGCATCTTTATATGAAGTGATGCATTTTTCATATCCCCAAACCAAAATCAATAATATGATCAGGCAAATCAGCTCCGCTATTCTGATCATTTCGTTTTGTGTGGTTCGTCGTTGTTTGGATCTTAAGTATTCCGTATTGTACATTTATGCTGTTAAGATAGACAGCTAGTTCTTTATCGGAAAATAGCAGTACAGCAGAAAAAcgttttcattaatattttcgCCGTAacttttctctccattttttcctactttcttttaataactattttttaataCTATCAAAATTAATTGGGATGTGAATAAGACTAGGTTACTAATACCATACGATACTGGATATTTTTTCTGCGTATTTGAATTTTTGCGATGTGAAAGTGATTGCAAATAAATCAGATAATCGCAAAAATAACTGGATAAAAGGTAACTAGTAAAGAATTAGGAATAGAGTTAACCATAAAGTGGCCAGAGGAAACCTTAACCTCATTAAAAGATAAGTTGATATCTAATTGTTCATTGATcaattatcttaattttttcagAGGCAATATGGGATCTTTAGTTTTCTTCTTTGGTGTGGTTCTGGCTCTTTCGAGCGTGTCCTGTACGTATAATAGCCCCTATGGCGGCGGAATAGGAGGGATCCAAGGCGGTTTTATCGGCGGACCTCAGGGCATGATTGGCGGGTACCGCTACGGCATGATCGGCGGAAGGGGATATCCATATGGCGGTGGATATGGCGGCATTGGTGGATATGGAGGATATGGCGGGATTGGAGGTGGCTATGGCGGCATTGGAGGTGGCTATGGCGGGATTGGAGGTGGATATGGCGGGATTGGAGGTGGATACGGTGGAATCGGAGGTGGATATGGTGGCTTAGGTGGATATGGTGGAATCGGGGGTGGTTATGGTGGAATCGGAGGTGGATATGGCGGCTTGGGTGGATATGGTGGAATCGGGGGTGGATATGGTGGCAAAATGAATTACTACTAAATAATGTAAGTATAATAGCTAGCGACACAAATAGGATCATgtaactgttattttttttaacgataacTAGTGATAATTGCACTCCGCCCTTTAGAGTCACAATTACATCATTCATAAATATCAATTGATTTGTCAGAGATAATTATGTATCTTCCTGAGCAGTTGTCCATAAACCATTCCATTTTTTTCAGTAATCAAGAGTAGAATCTTAGTTAAATAGGATTCAGTCTCTCTGACTCAAACAAgtatcttttttcattttatacatgaaataaaaaacatatatacaaagggttttaatataaaatcagaaaacatACAACAATTGTAAAACAATCTTGGGGCAAGGTTTTAAAATCACCATAAAAGAGtggtttcttttaaatattgacATATCTTATTacgaaaagattttaaagagaCATGGGCGCGATTTGAGCCTTGGCTCGGGCGAGCTAAAACCGTGAATCAATAAGGCGATAATATAGTGAGTttatcattctttgagtatacTATGAGATGATATAAACTTGGTcgggacgtgatcaaatccagtaAAGCCTTAAGGGCTTTATGAGAGATTTGATTCCGACCATAATTATCACTTTATAAtgttcaaagaattattccttataAGTTTTAGCAGTTATACCATTGAATATGACATAATTGACGTTTTTCCGTTTATTTTATTTCGTATATTTACACCAACCCTACTTGCGCCGAACAGCgcgtcattgatgaaatgtattggactatacGTTACAATTTTGATTCGTATTGTTATCACAGACCaaaacactggaaaatgtaaacatttcattttcactaTCTCATTTCAGATAACCCCGGGATTGGTTACCCTCAACTTTGACAATTAGCATGGATGATTCCATCTGATTATGTATAAATTATGTAGA containing:
- the LOC105327622 gene encoding shematrin-like protein 2, whose protein sequence is MGSLVFFFGVVLALSSVSCTYNSPYGGGIGGIQGGFIGGPQGMIGGYRYGMIGGRGYPYGGGYGGIGGYGGYGGIGGGYGGIGGGYGGIGGGYGGIGGGYGGIGGGYGGLGGYGGIGGGYGGIGGGYGGLGGYGGIGGGYGGKMNYY